A single genomic interval of Oceanispirochaeta sp. M1 harbors:
- a CDS encoding DUF89 domain-containing protein, translating to MSIEKHHDWKGIASDCYPCSINQAKAASRLAGLDEEQTRRIISVAETELKNSRTTPILVQHIVRRVTDAIICEKEESPDFDIYREIKRQSNDLALSSVGKFQKIIDGSSSPLEKAIQIASAANIIDFGANHSVDVEEELRSLSDIAFDCYNITEFRNRLAGSSTLLYLCDNCGEIVFDMPLIREIQSEYPDIRITAVFRDKAIINDATLEDAEAVGFTSLVPCISSGSVYPGTVLPETSNEFRKLYDSADIIISKGQGNFETLLPTGDKRIFFLLRIKCEYMAQLSGVKKDYLVLMQGQEK from the coding sequence ATGAGTATAGAAAAACACCATGACTGGAAAGGAATAGCCTCCGACTGCTATCCCTGTTCTATCAACCAGGCAAAAGCCGCATCCCGTCTTGCGGGTCTCGATGAAGAGCAGACGAGGCGAATCATATCCGTCGCAGAAACAGAACTGAAAAACTCCAGAACAACGCCCATTCTTGTTCAGCATATTGTCCGACGGGTGACAGATGCCATTATATGTGAAAAAGAGGAGTCTCCGGATTTTGATATCTATAGGGAGATCAAGAGACAGTCAAATGACCTTGCATTATCTTCGGTAGGGAAATTTCAGAAAATCATCGATGGGAGCAGCTCTCCTCTGGAGAAGGCAATACAAATTGCCTCGGCAGCTAATATTATTGATTTTGGTGCAAATCACTCGGTGGATGTGGAAGAAGAACTACGGAGTCTGAGTGATATAGCCTTTGACTGCTATAATATTACAGAGTTTAGAAACAGATTGGCAGGTTCATCCACTCTGCTTTATCTCTGTGATAACTGCGGTGAAATTGTATTTGACATGCCCCTCATAAGAGAGATTCAGTCCGAGTATCCAGACATCAGGATCACAGCTGTATTCCGGGATAAAGCCATCATCAATGATGCTACTCTGGAGGATGCGGAAGCTGTGGGATTCACATCACTTGTACCTTGTATTTCCAGCGGTTCGGTCTATCCCGGTACGGTTCTACCCGAGACCAGCAATGAATTCAGGAAGCTATATGATTCAGCGGATATTATTATCTCCAAGGGGCAGGGGAATTTTGAAACTCTTCTTCCAACCGGGGATAAGCGTATTTTCTTTCTGCTGCGTATAAAATGCGAATATATGGCACAGCTGTCGGGAGTTAAGAAGGACTATCTGGTACTGATGCAGGGGCAGGAGAAATGA
- a CDS encoding TetR/AcrR family transcriptional regulator, translated as MISKSENNKTNRQLQAERTKQNIFATARELIEKQGFDKVTINEICRTAGISKGLFYHYYKSKDDIIIEGYSECDEYFDKHVRNSLSAENYLDRIVEFIDYQILYAVKLGIDLIIQTYKSQIQHGNDFFISEDRVITVILKEIIGEGQGKNEIRSDLSPEYITNYILRFSRGLLYDWCLHDGKYDIEKTAHEALVRLIELFRVNK; from the coding sequence ATGATTAGTAAATCCGAAAACAATAAAACCAACAGGCAGCTCCAGGCCGAACGGACAAAACAAAATATCTTTGCAACCGCAAGAGAGCTTATAGAAAAACAGGGTTTTGATAAGGTCACCATTAATGAAATATGCAGGACTGCAGGGATTTCCAAGGGGCTTTTCTATCATTATTACAAGTCGAAGGATGATATAATCATTGAAGGGTATTCGGAATGTGATGAGTACTTCGATAAACATGTCCGGAATTCCCTCAGTGCAGAGAATTATCTTGACAGGATTGTCGAGTTTATTGATTATCAGATTCTCTATGCCGTAAAACTCGGCATAGATCTTATCATCCAGACCTACAAGAGTCAGATTCAGCATGGAAATGATTTTTTCATATCCGAGGACCGGGTCATCACTGTTATTCTCAAGGAGATTATCGGAGAAGGCCAGGGTAAGAATGAAATCCGCTCAGACCTCTCCCCGGAATATATTACAAATTATATTCTCAGGTTTTCCAGAGGTCTTCTCTATGACTGGTGTCTGCATGATGGCAAATATGACATAGAGAAAACCGCACATGAGGCGCTTGTAAGGCTTATTGAACTATTCCGGGTAAATAAGTGA